In 'Nostoc azollae' 0708, the following are encoded in one genomic region:
- a CDS encoding phosphotransacetylase family protein, whose amino-acid sequence MPTSFKYLLIGSIETYSGKSATVLGLSDQLKQKGLDIAYGKPLGTCLHNADGTLVEEDVQFITQNLKLSENHVAPTLLALDEVRVQKRLRGEDQTNYQQSLIQHYLEVPRGDLMLLEGGGNLAEGNLFGLSLLQVAQVLDTAVLLVHRYGSLLSVEALLSAKKQIDDACGRQRQRLIGVVINEVPTEQLEAGNSLLRPFLEQQGIPVLAMLPKSDLLRSVSVEELVKQLGAEVLCRSDRLDLLVESLAIGAMNVNAAVKYFRKRRNKAVVTGGDRVEIQQAALETSTQCLILTGQLPPPAFILNRAEELEIPILSVDLDTLTTVEIVHRTFGQVRVHEPLKVECICQLMSEHFDINRLLSQLGLNPAAAVS is encoded by the coding sequence GTGCCAACATCTTTTAAATATTTGCTGATTGGATCAATAGAGACTTACAGTGGTAAATCCGCAACAGTTCTAGGTTTGTCTGATCAGCTAAAGCAGAAAGGACTGGATATAGCCTACGGTAAACCACTGGGAACTTGTTTGCACAATGCTGATGGGACTTTAGTCGAAGAAGATGTCCAGTTCATTACTCAAAACCTCAAACTGTCGGAAAACCACGTGGCACCGACTTTGTTGGCGTTGGATGAGGTCAGAGTCCAAAAACGGTTACGAGGAGAAGATCAAACTAATTATCAGCAGTCACTAATACAGCATTATTTAGAAGTACCAAGAGGTGATTTGATGCTGTTAGAGGGGGGTGGTAATTTAGCAGAAGGTAATTTGTTCGGCTTGTCTTTGCTGCAAGTTGCTCAAGTCTTAGACACTGCTGTGCTGTTAGTACATAGGTACGGATCATTGCTCTCCGTTGAAGCGCTATTGTCTGCCAAAAAACAGATAGACGATGCCTGTGGGAGGCAACGCCAACGCTTGATTGGTGTTGTGATCAATGAAGTTCCCACCGAACAATTAGAAGCTGGTAATAGTCTCTTACGTCCATTTTTGGAACAACAGGGTATTCCTGTACTAGCAATGCTACCTAAAAGTGATTTACTCCGTAGTGTTAGTGTGGAAGAACTGGTAAAACAGTTAGGAGCAGAAGTTTTGTGTCGGAGTGATCGCTTAGATTTATTGGTGGAAAGTCTAGCTATTGGGGCGATGAATGTAAATGCGGCGGTCAAATATTTCCGCAAACGCCGCAATAAGGCAGTAGTTACAGGAGGCGATCGCGTAGAAATTCAGCAAGCAGCTTTAGAAACCTCTACCCAGTGCCTGATCCTGACCGGACAATTACCACCTCCTGCCTTTATTCTCAATCGTGCGGAAGAATTAGAAATCCCGATTTTGTCTGTTGACCTCGACACCTTGACCACCGTAGAGATTGTTCATCGCACTTTCGGACAAGTCCGTGTCCACGAACCTCTAAAAGTAGAGTGCATCTGCCAATTAATGTCCGAACATTTTGATATTAACCGTTTGTTATCTCAACTAGGATTAAACCCAGCAGCAGCTGTATCTTAG
- the ebsA gene encoding type IV pilus biogenesis protein EbsA: MSIDQLPPVSQQQATVYLPYIQQTKRNFLPYAISLYQKGFVEGHRKIEGSKNIPFIATWNVATLPSDLTRCRIQFNGNAELSYEVRMASFEFINFLIELMENYKRQKLSDFSTTFYRKLLSIED; the protein is encoded by the coding sequence ATGTCTATCGACCAACTCCCGCCTGTCAGCCAGCAACAAGCTACTGTATATCTACCGTACATCCAGCAAACCAAACGGAATTTCTTACCCTATGCCATCAGTCTTTATCAAAAGGGCTTTGTGGAAGGACACCGCAAAATAGAAGGCAGTAAGAATATTCCTTTTATTGCTACCTGGAACGTTGCCACCCTTCCCTCAGACCTGACCCGCTGCCGAATCCAGTTTAATGGCAATGCTGAATTAAGTTATGAGGTCAGGATGGCCAGTTTTGAATTTATTAATTTTTTAATTGAACTAATGGAAAATTATAAGCGCCAAAAACTTAGTGATTTCTCCACAACTTTTTACCGCAAACTACTGAGTATAGAAGATTGA
- the sbcD gene encoding exonuclease subunit SbcD: protein MIKILHLSDIHIGSGFSQGRINPVTGLNTRLEDFVNTLSLCIDRALTDNVDMVIFGGDAFPDATPPPYVQEAFASQFRRLVDADIPTVLLVGNHDLHSQGVGGASLNIYRTLCVPGFVVGDKLTTHHIQTRSGMVQVITLPWLTRSALMTRKETAGLSMADVNQMLTERLQVVLEGEIRKLDPNVPTVLLAHLMADNATLGAERLLAVGKGFTLPLSLLTRPCFDYVALGHVHRHQNLNKSNDPPVIYPGSIERVDFSEEKEDKGYVMVELERGSVEWEFCSLPVRTFRTIEVDLSKSNDPQAVLFKAIAKHDLQDTVVRLIYKLGSEQLNLIDNSSVHSALSAAHIYTIQPELVSQLAKPRIPELSASSSIDPMEALKTYLNNREDLKDLATSMLEAAQNLLDDDEEIWSI, encoded by the coding sequence ATGATTAAAATTCTCCACCTTTCAGATATTCATATAGGAAGCGGTTTTTCCCAGGGACGCATTAATCCGGTGACGGGTTTGAATACGCGATTGGAAGATTTTGTTAATACTTTATCTTTGTGTATTGATCGAGCTTTAACAGATAATGTGGATATGGTGATATTTGGCGGTGATGCTTTTCCTGATGCTACACCACCACCTTATGTGCAAGAGGCTTTTGCTAGTCAATTTCGCCGTTTGGTAGATGCTGATATTCCGACGGTGCTGCTGGTTGGTAATCATGACTTACATTCCCAAGGTGTGGGAGGTGCAAGTTTAAATATTTACCGGACTTTGTGTGTACCAGGGTTTGTAGTCGGTGATAAGTTGACAACTCACCACATCCAAACCCGTAGCGGAATGGTGCAAGTAATTACACTTCCTTGGTTAACTCGTTCTGCCTTGATGACTCGCAAGGAAACTGCAGGTCTATCTATGGCTGATGTTAATCAAATGTTAACGGAACGGTTACAAGTGGTTTTAGAAGGGGAAATTCGCAAACTTGACCCAAATGTACCTACAGTACTGTTGGCGCATTTGATGGCTGATAATGCAACTTTAGGTGCGGAACGTTTGTTGGCTGTCGGTAAGGGTTTTACTTTACCTCTATCTTTGCTGACACGCCCTTGTTTTGATTATGTGGCTTTGGGTCATGTTCACCGACACCAGAATTTAAATAAATCCAATGACCCGCCGGTGATTTATCCGGGTAGTATTGAACGGGTGGATTTTAGTGAAGAGAAGGAAGATAAGGGTTATGTGATGGTGGAATTGGAACGGGGAAGTGTAGAGTGGGAATTTTGCTCCTTACCTGTTCGGACTTTTCGCACCATTGAGGTAGATTTATCTAAGAGTAATGATCCTCAAGCAGTATTATTTAAGGCTATCGCAAAACATGATCTGCAAGATACCGTAGTTCGACTGATTTACAAACTGGGATCGGAACAGTTAAATTTAATTGACAATTCCTCTGTCCATAGTGCTTTAAGTGCAGCGCATATATATACTATTCAACCAGAATTAGTTAGTCAGTTGGCTAAACCACGCATTCCGGAATTAAGTGCCAGCAGCAGTATTGACCCCATGGAAGCCTTAAAAACCTATTTAAATAATCGGGAAGACTTAAAAGACCTTGCCACATCTATGTTAGAAGCAGCACAGAATTTATTAGATGATGATGAGGAAATTTGGTCAATCTAG
- the cysH gene encoding phosphoadenosine phosphosulfate reductase has protein sequence MTVSIAFDLDRLNQQFETATPKEILAWSIENVPIGLVQTSAFNVDDLVITHILYTELKHPVPVIFLDTLYHFPQTLELVAKAKEIYNLDLQTYKTPDLDSRKAFAAKYGEALWDEDITKFHQITKIEPLLRGLQELNTTAWITGRRRDQAVTRANMPIFELDNLGRLKVNPIAASTRKDSWGYVAEHGVIYNPLHDQGYPSIGDEPITTKVADGEDERAGRWRGTAKTECGIHI, from the coding sequence ATGACAGTTTCCATAGCTTTTGACTTAGATCGCTTAAATCAACAATTTGAAACCGCAACACCCAAAGAAATCCTAGCTTGGTCTATTGAAAACGTCCCTATAGGACTGGTACAAACCAGCGCCTTTAACGTCGATGACTTGGTAATTACTCACATTCTCTATACTGAACTCAAACATCCAGTTCCTGTAATCTTTCTCGATACCTTATATCACTTTCCCCAAACCTTGGAACTTGTTGCTAAAGCTAAAGAAATCTATAACCTAGATTTGCAAACTTATAAAACTCCCGATTTAGACTCCCGCAAAGCCTTTGCAGCTAAGTATGGCGAAGCACTTTGGGATGAAGATATTACAAAATTCCACCAAATTACAAAAATTGAACCACTGCTACGGGGTCTACAAGAACTCAACACCACAGCTTGGATTACAGGCCGTCGCCGTGACCAAGCTGTTACCCGTGCGAATATGCCTATATTTGAATTAGATAATCTGGGAAGATTGAAAGTAAATCCTATCGCTGCTTCGACACGCAAGGATAGCTGGGGTTATGTAGCTGAACATGGAGTAATTTACAATCCTCTCCATGACCAAGGGTATCCTAGTATTGGTGATGAACCCATTACCACCAAAGTAGCTGATGGTGAAGACGAACGCGCTGGACGTTGGAGGGGAACTGCTAAAACTGAGTGTGGAATTCACATTTAG
- a CDS encoding IS5 family transposase (programmed frameshift) — protein sequence MERKSYPTDLTDMEWEILAPLIPPAKEGGHPPTKDIGEICNAIYFHLKTGCQWNMLPGDFPPRSTVYSYYRKWQGQGVWEKFNHTLGSQVRSKLGKSRQPTALAADSQSVNTDQKKGNVYGFDGCKKVKGRKGQTLVDSLGLVLKVVVNEANAPERILAAYALMELLEEPTELLEKVQVLWVDSGYDGDKFALAVWFLIQAHVEVIGPTEQEFKVLPQPWVVERTFGWFNQYHRLSKDYERLTQMREGAIYALMTRIMLLPLLS from the exons ATGGAACGAAAGTCTTACCCCACAGACTTAACTGATATGGAGTGGGAAATCCTAGCCCCATTGATTCCACCAGCCAAAGAAGGAGGGCATCCACCCACAAAAGATATAGGTGAAATATGTAATGCCATATATTTTCATTTGAAAACTGGATGTCAATGGAATATGCTTCCAGGTGACTTCCCGCCAAGGTCAACGGTATATAGCTATTACAGGAAATGGCAGGGCCAGGGGGTTTGGGAAAAATTCAACCATACATTGGGTAGTCAAGTTCGCTCGAAATTAGGTAAATCAAGACAACCTACCGCGCTCGCCGCAGACAGTCAGTCGGTCAACACTGACCAAAAAAAGGGGA ATGTGTATGGTTTTGACGGATGTAAAAAGGTAAAAGGAAGAAAGGGGCAGACTTTAGTTGATAGCCTGGGACTTGTGTTGAAAGTTGTTGTTAATGAAGCGAATGCCCCAGAACGAATACTTGCTGCCTATGCACTAATGGAACTGCTAGAGGAACCCACAGAATTATTGGAAAAAGTCCAAGTTTTATGGGTTGATTCCGGTTATGACGGTGATAAATTTGCACTTGCAGTTTGGTTCCTGATTCAAGCTCATGTTGAAGTCATAGGACCTACTGAGCAAGAATTTAAAGTTTTACCACAACCCTGGGTAGTAGAAAGAACATTTGGGTGGTTTAACCAATATCATCGTCTAAGCAAGGATTATGAGCGTTTAACACAAATGAGGGAAGGGGCTATATATGCTCTTATGACTAGAATTATGCTACTTCCTCTTCTCTCCTAA
- a CDS encoding thiamine phosphate synthase, producing the protein MVTAHHQGQETQQVVYRILDANLDRAREGLRIIEEWCRFGLNDASLAEACKHLRQELGRWHTAQMRAARDTLGDPGTGLTHPQEEQRADITSLLQANFCRLQEALRVLEEYGKLYNPNMGSAFKQMRYQVYTLESTLMGYQRHQLLGQSRLYLVTSPVDHFLETVEAALKGGLMLLQFREKTSDDLTHLERARKLQQLCHDYGALFIINDRVDLALAVGADGVHLGQQDMPIAVARQLLGSQRLIGRSTTNPQEMQGAIAEGADYIGVGPVYETPTKVGKAAAGLEYVRYASKNCPVPWFAIGGIDASNINDVIDAGGQRVAVVRALMQAEQPTLVTQYFISQLYRK; encoded by the coding sequence ATGGTTACAGCCCATCATCAAGGACAAGAAACACAACAAGTGGTATACCGCATTCTGGATGCTAATTTGGATCGCGCTCGTGAAGGGTTGCGTATTATTGAAGAATGGTGTCGCTTTGGATTAAATGATGCCTCGTTAGCTGAAGCTTGTAAGCACTTACGTCAAGAGCTCGGTCGGTGGCATACCGCACAAATGAGGGCAGCACGAGATACACTTGGTGATCCTGGTACGGGTTTAACTCATCCTCAAGAGGAACAACGGGCTGATATCACATCTTTGTTACAAGCTAATTTTTGTCGTCTCCAAGAAGCACTGAGGGTTTTGGAGGAATATGGCAAACTGTATAACCCAAATATGGGGAGTGCTTTTAAGCAGATGCGTTATCAGGTTTATACTCTAGAAAGCACTTTGATGGGTTATCAACGTCATCAATTACTGGGGCAATCGCGTCTATATTTGGTAACATCGCCAGTAGATCATTTTTTGGAGACTGTGGAAGCAGCTCTCAAAGGCGGACTAATGCTGCTACAGTTTCGTGAAAAGACATCTGATGATCTGACTCATCTGGAAAGAGCCAGGAAACTCCAGCAACTATGTCACGATTATGGTGCTTTGTTTATCATCAATGACAGGGTAGATTTGGCGCTGGCTGTGGGTGCAGATGGAGTGCATTTAGGACAACAAGATATGCCGATCGCAGTTGCTAGGCAATTATTGGGTTCACAACGGTTAATTGGGCGGTCTACCACAAATCCCCAAGAGATGCAAGGGGCTATTGCGGAAGGTGCAGATTATATTGGTGTGGGTCCAGTCTATGAAACACCAACTAAAGTAGGTAAAGCCGCAGCAGGTTTGGAATATGTCAGATATGCGTCCAAAAATTGTCCAGTTCCTTGGTTTGCGATTGGGGGAATTGATGCGAGTAATATTAATGATGTGATTGATGCTGGAGGTCAAAGAGTAGCTGTAGTACGAGCGCTCATGCAAGCTGAACAACCTACATTAGTCACACAGTATTTTATTTCTCAGCTTTATCGGAAGTAG
- a CDS encoding DUF5615 family PIN-like protein — translation MKLLVDKGLPRSAVALLCEAVILTIHVADIGFSAADDTPILQTAQEDKHVVVTLDADFHGLLALSEATSPSVIPIPIERLRAQSLTGLLIKVIAQCKEDLEQGAVVTVETHRIGVRRPPLLS, via the coding sequence ATGAAACTGTTGGTTGATAAAGGATTACCACGTTCTGCGGTAGCTTTGTTATGTGAAGCTGTGATACTTACTATTCATGTTGCTGATATTGGTTTCTCAGCAGCTGACGATACACCAATACTCCAAACAGCTCAAGAGGACAAGCATGTCGTTGTTACTCTGGATGCAGATTTCCACGGATTATTAGCTCTTTCTGAAGCTACTTCTCCATCAGTGATTCCTATTCCCATTGAAAGATTACGCGCTCAATCCTTGACTGGATTGTTAATAAAAGTTATTGCTCAATGTAAGGAAGATTTAGAACAAGGAGCAGTTGTAACAGTTGAAACTCATCGTATTGGTGTGCGTCGTCCTCCTTTACTAAGTTGA
- a CDS encoding IS66 family transposase, whose translation MLWEVGQIEIGVGTLVGTNEGIDGSVAQSIHSLKQWIKQTQPHILGDETPWIVKGVKQWLWIFANSDFPLFHGSDTPCPGELESIVGSSYSGVLISDDFTAYNGYTGHSSTEMSTTSTLPRHFKTLIKIPGFNHQEIGTTFMDLIDEGLKNYPLFQQTQNLHQFLTCASYFQPKVESSIHLLIKPQVNLVNFYLP comes from the coding sequence TTGTTGTGGGAAGTGGGTCAAATAGAAATTGGAGTGGGAACATTAGTAGGTACCAATGAAGGAATAGATGGTTCAGTGGCTCAAAGTATTCATAGCCTCAAACAGTGGATAAAACAAACCCAGCCTCATATCCTTGGGGATGAAACACCCTGGATAGTCAAAGGGGTGAAACAATGGTTATGGATCTTTGCCAATAGTGACTTCCCTTTATTTCATGGGTCTGATACTCCTTGTCCTGGCGAATTAGAATCCATTGTGGGTTCAAGTTACTCTGGTGTACTCATTTCTGATGACTTTACTGCCTATAATGGTTATACCGGTCACAGCTCAACAGAAATGTCAACCACATCTACCTTACCCCGTCACTTCAAGACACTAATCAAGATTCCTGGCTTCAATCACCAAGAAATTGGCACAACATTCATGGACCTCATAGATGAAGGTCTTAAAAACTACCCTTTATTCCAACAAACCCAAAACCTTCATCAATTCTTAACTTGTGCATCCTACTTTCAACCAAAAGTTGAATCTTCCATTCATTTATTGATCAAGCCCCAGGTGAACCTGGTAAACTTTTACCTTCCTTAG
- a CDS encoding aldo/keto reductase, giving the protein MQTSQSLSLPTMGCGTWAWGNQLLWGYNESIDDQLQQVFNLCVNNGVTLFDTGDSYGTGRLNGRSESLLGKFTREYQGLNKEHICIATKLAAYPWRWTRKSIISACHASANRLGKKVDLVQMHWSTANYAPWQEVGLLDGLADLYEQGLVKGVGLSNYGTKRLLWVDKRFQERRIPIKTLQVQYSLLSTYPVTELGLKDVCDDLGIQLIAYSPLALGLLTGKFSENGKFPKGVRGILFRQILPGIKGILGTLREIGDTRNKTMSQVAINWCICKGTIPIPGAKSLEQAQQNIGALGWFLSDGEVAELDNAAARSDKTMVQNIFQAR; this is encoded by the coding sequence ATGCAAACCAGTCAATCACTATCTTTACCCACAATGGGATGTGGAACTTGGGCTTGGGGAAACCAACTGCTTTGGGGATACAATGAAAGCATCGATGACCAACTGCAACAGGTATTTAACCTCTGTGTGAATAATGGTGTCACCCTGTTTGATACAGGAGATTCCTATGGTACAGGTAGATTAAACGGACGCAGTGAGTCACTTTTAGGAAAGTTTACTAGAGAATATCAAGGACTAAATAAAGAACATATTTGTATTGCTACAAAATTAGCAGCTTACCCTTGGAGATGGACAAGAAAATCAATTATTTCTGCTTGTCATGCCTCTGCGAACAGATTAGGAAAAAAAGTTGATTTAGTTCAGATGCACTGGTCTACAGCTAATTATGCACCTTGGCAGGAAGTAGGATTATTAGATGGTTTAGCTGATTTATATGAACAAGGATTAGTTAAAGGTGTAGGATTATCTAATTACGGTACAAAACGACTTTTATGGGTAGATAAAAGATTTCAGGAAAGAAGAATACCGATTAAAACTTTGCAAGTGCAGTATTCATTATTATCTACCTATCCAGTCACGGAATTAGGTTTAAAAGATGTATGTGATGATTTAGGAATCCAATTAATTGCTTATAGTCCTTTAGCTTTGGGTTTATTAACAGGTAAGTTTTCCGAAAATGGCAAGTTTCCTAAAGGTGTGAGAGGAATATTATTTAGGCAAATATTACCAGGCATTAAAGGTATTTTAGGGACTTTACGAGAAATAGGAGATACAAGAAATAAAACTATGTCTCAAGTCGCTATTAACTGGTGTATTTGTAAAGGGACAATTCCTATTCCTGGTGCCAAAAGTTTGGAACAAGCACAACAGAATATTGGTGCATTGGGTTGGTTCTTGAGTGATGGTGAAGTTGCAGAGTTGGATAATGCTGCTGCTAGGTCTGATAAAACGATGGTGCAGAATATTTTTCAAGCAAGGTGA
- the thiS gene encoding sulfur carrier protein ThiS: MNSQISLQVNGEIQSCVSQTSLPQLLQQLGFNPRLVAVEYNGEILHRQFWSETKIENGDRLEVVTIVGGG, from the coding sequence ATGAATTCTCAAATTAGTTTGCAAGTCAATGGGGAAATACAGAGTTGTGTATCCCAAACCTCTTTACCTCAACTACTTCAGCAGTTGGGTTTTAATCCTCGTTTGGTGGCGGTGGAATATAATGGTGAAATTTTACACCGTCAATTTTGGTCAGAAACTAAAATCGAAAATGGTGATCGCTTGGAAGTAGTTACTATTGTCGGAGGAGGATAG
- a CDS encoding DUF433 domain-containing protein gives MKLGRITTSPNRMNGQLCIRNLRLTLKRFIDLLATYPNREELLQEFPEL, from the coding sequence ATGAAGCTAGGCCGTATAACCACAAGTCCTAATCGTATGAATGGACAACTATGTATTCGCAATTTACGATTGACACTAAAGAGATTCATAGATTTATTAGCAACTTATCCAAATCGGGAAGAGTTACTGCAAGAATTTCCAGAACTATGA
- a CDS encoding YajQ family cyclic di-GMP-binding protein, whose product MASTFSFDIVSDFDHQELVNAIDQVVRDIKSRYDLKDTQTTVELGEKSITISTDSDMTLHAVHSILREKVAKRNLSQKILDFGKVESASGNRVRQEITLKKGISQEIAKQISKLIREEFKKVQASIQGDTMRVTAKAKDDLQTVIQRLKQEDFPVALQFTNYR is encoded by the coding sequence ATGGCTTCTACTTTTTCTTTTGACATTGTGAGCGACTTTGACCACCAAGAATTAGTTAATGCTATTGATCAAGTAGTACGAGATATCAAAAGCCGTTATGATCTCAAAGATACACAAACTACTGTCGAATTAGGCGAAAAAAGTATTACTATCAGCACCGATAGTGATATGACCTTACACGCTGTACACAGCATACTGCGAGAAAAAGTAGCCAAACGTAACCTCTCCCAAAAAATCCTTGATTTTGGCAAAGTTGAATCTGCCAGTGGCAATCGGGTCCGTCAAGAAATTACCCTCAAAAAAGGCATCAGCCAAGAAATTGCCAAACAAATTTCTAAATTAATTCGTGAGGAATTCAAAAAGGTGCAAGCTTCAATTCAAGGTGATACTATGCGGGTAACTGCCAAAGCTAAAGATGATCTACAAACTGTGATTCAGCGGCTGAAGCAAGAAGATTTTCCTGTCGCTTTACAATTTACAAACTATCGTTAG
- the msrA gene encoding peptide-methionine (S)-S-oxide reductase MsrA, which translates to MGIFGLGKKLAMISPEKALPGRTNKMAVPAKHYVNSNPLKPPFPEGMETAMFGLGCFWGAERKFWQQPAVYTTAVGYAAGYTPNPTYREVCTGLTGHNEAVLVVFDPKVISYSQVLKVFWESHNPTQGMRQGNDSGTQYRSGIYVYSQTQKQQAEASRDAYQQALNGAGYGKITTEILDAPEFYYAEDYHQQYLAKNPGGYCGLGGTNVACPVGVSVNS; encoded by the coding sequence ATGGGAATATTCGGATTAGGTAAAAAACTGGCTATGATTTCACCTGAAAAAGCCTTACCAGGACGCACAAACAAGATGGCAGTACCGGCAAAACACTACGTTAACAGCAATCCTCTCAAACCGCCTTTTCCGGAAGGGATGGAAACAGCAATGTTTGGTTTAGGCTGTTTTTGGGGTGCAGAACGTAAATTCTGGCAACAACCAGCAGTTTACACCACTGCGGTTGGTTATGCTGCTGGTTACACACCCAACCCAACCTACAGAGAAGTATGCACAGGTTTAACGGGTCATAATGAAGCAGTGCTTGTGGTTTTTGACCCTAAGGTAATTAGTTATTCCCAAGTGTTAAAAGTTTTCTGGGAAAGTCATAATCCTACCCAAGGTATGCGTCAAGGTAATGACAGTGGTACTCAATACCGTTCGGGTATTTACGTTTATTCCCAAACTCAAAAGCAACAAGCAGAAGCATCACGGGACGCTTATCAACAAGCACTTAATGGTGCTGGTTATGGCAAAATTACCACGGAAATTTTAGATGCACCTGAGTTTTACTATGCTGAAGACTACCATCAGCAATATTTAGCCAAAAATCCTGGTGGATATTGTGGTTTAGGTGGTACTAATGTGGCTTGTCCCGTGGGAGTTTCGGTTAACAGTTAA
- a CDS encoding glycosyltransferase encodes MPANSWPENDSDNGTSAPLNSLVSDLSAQQELVEDANAMSVLSHRFKRRTPKAALVLTIVWSGTIALHLVSWGYIFILGLTTILGIHALGIIFARPRHHHKEIHGDLPSVSLLVAAKNEEAVITRLVKSLCSLEYANGEYEVWIIDDNSTDNTPHLLAELKQEYKHLKVFRRSAEDSGGKSGALNQVLPMTKGDIIVVFDADAQVNPDLLLQVVPLFQKEQVGAVQVRKAITNAKENFWTKGQMAEMAVDTWFQQQRTTIGGLGELRGNGQFVRRQALDGCGGWNEETITDDLDLTIRLNLDKWDIECMFYPPVQEEGVTNVIALWHQRNRWAEGGYQRYLDYWDLILQNRMGTRKTWDLLIFLLIMYILPTAAIPDLLMSLIRHRPPVLTSVTGLSVTMSFVGMFAGLRRTRQDQKTSNYFVLLLQTIRGSIYMLHWLVVMSSTTARMSVRPKRLKWVKTVHTGVEKD; translated from the coding sequence ATGCCAGCGAATTCCTGGCCGGAAAACGACTCTGATAACGGAACCTCTGCTCCTCTTAACTCCCTAGTGTCTGACCTATCAGCACAACAAGAGTTAGTGGAAGACGCGAATGCTATGTCTGTACTTTCACACCGATTTAAACGACGTACACCCAAAGCCGCCCTGGTCTTGACTATTGTCTGGAGTGGGACGATCGCTTTGCATTTAGTTTCCTGGGGTTATATTTTCATTCTCGGACTGACAACTATCCTTGGTATTCACGCCTTGGGTATTATTTTTGCTAGACCCCGCCACCATCACAAAGAAATACACGGAGATTTGCCTTCTGTATCTTTGTTGGTGGCTGCAAAAAATGAAGAAGCAGTTATTACTAGATTAGTCAAGAGTCTTTGTAGTCTGGAATATGCCAATGGGGAATATGAAGTCTGGATTATTGACGATAATAGTACGGACAATACGCCGCATTTATTGGCAGAACTGAAGCAGGAATACAAGCACCTCAAGGTGTTCAGACGTTCTGCTGAGGATAGTGGTGGTAAGTCAGGAGCTTTAAATCAAGTCCTACCAATGACAAAGGGGGATATTATTGTGGTATTTGATGCTGATGCCCAAGTTAACCCAGATTTACTATTACAGGTAGTGCCTTTGTTCCAAAAAGAACAGGTGGGGGCGGTGCAGGTGCGAAAAGCGATCACCAACGCTAAGGAGAATTTTTGGACTAAGGGACAAATGGCAGAAATGGCTGTTGATACTTGGTTTCAACAACAACGGACTACTATTGGTGGTCTTGGTGAACTGCGGGGTAATGGTCAATTTGTCCGTCGTCAAGCTTTGGATGGCTGTGGTGGCTGGAATGAGGAAACCATCACCGATGATTTGGATTTGACAATTCGCCTGAATCTGGATAAATGGGATATTGAATGTATGTTCTATCCCCCAGTGCAAGAAGAAGGAGTCACAAATGTGATCGCTCTTTGGCATCAACGTAACCGTTGGGCTGAAGGTGGTTATCAGCGTTATTTAGATTACTGGGATCTGATCCTTCAAAACCGGATGGGGACGCGGAAAACCTGGGATTTGCTGATTTTCCTCCTGATTATGTATATCCTACCCACAGCAGCAATACCAGATTTATTAATGTCTCTAATTCGCCATCGTCCACCAGTATTAACCTCTGTAACTGGTCTGTCAGTTACGATGTCTTTTGTGGGGATGTTTGCTGGTTTAAGGCGGACACGCCAAGATCAGAAAACATCTAACTATTTTGTGTTACTTCTACAAACCATTCGCGGTAGTATTTATATGTTGCATTGGTTGGTAGTTATGAGTAGCACTACCGCCCGGATGTCAGTACGTCCCAAACGTCTAAAATGGGTGAAAACCGTGCATACAGGTGTTGAGAAAGATTGA